Proteins found in one Neodiprion lecontei isolate iyNeoLeco1 chromosome 6, iyNeoLeco1.1, whole genome shotgun sequence genomic segment:
- the LOC107218459 gene encoding brain tumor protein, with the protein MASPTPSLESRANSLGSLSSLSPLTVSGSSPPASDSAICDVDSCDHCLDAKPGDAPCPNCRLGGVRCTGCKSTESDAVARCFDCANFLCPNCVMAHQFMHCFEGHRVLNLGDSKIDEPKHNLVVNGGNGEKTLLCPRHKNELLKYYCKSCGVPVCKECTVSDHLAPLHDCAHISEAGPQQLEAVARAVQEGRARASDIRTAVKAADHGAARLQVQYHKAQNEINDTFQFYRSMLEERKQELLKELESVFSAKHISLGVVTQKANDTADKIQQTCDFVERLTKYTTVTEVLMVKKLLDTKLQALINSTPDVTNHSADLEFVSNYQAIQVGVRNTFGYVRSSSESNAGPSKQPPIARPTALSSGSSNGSSGPGSAGSLGGLLLDRPYSNGLVSTSTTCAVSTSPSPFESNVISKRFSTANSLGPFSTTISDLNLNGMNPYEKWSNGGCDAYPVPANEHFPLPQAPADSVLDLTSKLMSAAIFPPKSQIKRQKMIYHCKFGEFGVMEGQFTEPSGVAVNAQNDIIVADTNNHRIQIFDKEGRFKFQFGECGKRDGQLLYPNRVAVVRTSGDIIVTERSPTHQIQIYNQYGQFVRKFGANILQHPRGVTVDSKGRIVVVECKVMRVIIFDQAGNVLQKFGCSKHLEFPNGVVVNDKQEIFISDNRAHCVKVFNYEGAYLRQIGGEGITNYPIGVGINAAGEILIADNHNNFNLTIFTQDGQLVSALESKVKHAQCFDVALMDDGSVVLASKDYRLYIYRYVQVPPIGM; encoded by the coding sequence ATGGCCTCACCGACACCATCGTTGGAATCACGTGCAAACTCCCTTGGATCGTTATCCTCGCTGTCCCCGTTGACGGTGAGTGGAAGCTCTCCACCGGCAAGTGACTCCGCGATCTGTGACGTCGACAGCTGCGATCATTGTCTCGACGCTAAACCCGGCGACGCACCTTGCCCAAACTGCCGTCTTGGCGGTGTACGCTGCACCGGTTGTAAATCAACTGAATCCGACGCTGTTGCGCGGTGTTTCGATTGCGCAAACTTCCTCTGTCCAAACTGCGTGATGGCGCATCAATTCATGCACTGTTTCGAGGGACACCGGGTCCTCAATCTGGGCGACTCGAAGATCGACGAGCCGAAGCACAACCTCGTGGTGAACGGCGGAAACGGGGAGAAGACGCTCCTATGTCCAAGACACAAAAACGAACTTCTGAAGTACTACTGCAAGTCCTGCGGCGTTCCCGTATGCAAGGAATGCACGGTATCGGATCATCTCGCACCCCTTCACGACTGCGCGCACATCTCGGAGGCCGGGCCTCAACAGTTGGAAGCGGTAGCACGAGCCGTTCAAGAAGGGAGAGCGAGGGCCTCGGACATCAGGACGGCGGTGAAAGCCGCGGATCACGGAGCCGCCAGACTTCAAGTACAGTACCACAAGGCTCAGAACGAGATAAACGACACCTTCCAATTTTATCGGTCGATGCTCGAGGAGCGCAAACAGGAACTGCTCAAGGAGCTGGAGTCGGTATTTTCGGCGAAGCACATATCACTCGGTGTCGTTACACAAAAGGCGAACGATACCGCGGACAAGATACAGCAGACCTGCGACTTCGTGGAGCGACTGACCAAGTACACGACGGTCACGGAAGTGCTGATGGTCAAGAAGCTCCTCGACACGAAACTTCAGGCTTTGATAAACTCCACCCCAGACGTGACGAACCACTCGGCGGATCTGGAGTTCGTCAGCAACTATCAGGCCATACAAGTCGGCGTCAGGAACACCTTCGGCTACGTCAGGAGCAGCAGCGAGAGCAACGCCGGACCCAGCAAGCAACCGCCGATCGCCAGACCCACGGCCCTGTCGAGCGGAAGCAGCAACGGCAGCAGCGGACCCGGAAGCGCGGGATCCTTGGGAGGACTCCTGCTGGACAGACCGTACAGCAACGGACTCGTCTCGACGAGCACGACGTGCGCCGTCTCGACGTCGCCCTCCCCCTTCGAGAGCAACGTCATATCGAAGAGGTTCAGCACGGCAAACAGCCTCGGTCCGTTCTCGACCACCATAAGCGACTTGAACCTTAACGGCATGAATCCATACGAGAAGTGGAGCAACGGCGGATGCGACGCGTATCCGGTTCCGGCGAACGAACACTTTCCGCTTCCTCAAGCACCCGCCGATTCGGTGCTCGATCTTACGTCGAAGCTCATGTCGGCAGCGATATTTCCACCCAAGTCCCAGATCAAACGGCAGAAGATGATCTATCACTGTAAATTCGGCGAGTTCGGGGTTATGGAGGGACAGTTTACCGAGCCGTCGGGGGTCGCGGTCAACGCCCAGAACGACATCATCGTCGCCGATACGAACAATCACCGCATACAGATATTCGACAAGGAGGGACGTTTCAAGTTCCAGTTCGGGGAGTGCGGAAAACGGGACGGTCAGCTCCTTTATCCCAACAGAGTCGCGGTCGTTCGCACTTCCGGGGATATAATAGTGACCGAGAGGTCGCCGACCCATCAGATACAGATATACAATCAGTACGGTCAGTTCGTGAGGAAGTTCGGGGCTAACATACTTCAGCATCCCCGAGGCGTGACCGTCGACTCCAAGGGGAGGATCGTCGTAGTCGAGTGCAAGGTCATGAGAGTGATAATATTCGATCAGGCCGGGAACGTTCTTCAGAAGTTCGGCTGCTCGAAGCACCTCGAGTTTCCAAACGGGGTCGTGGTCAACGACAAGCAGGAGATATTCATCAGCGACAATCGGGCCCATTGCGTAAAGGTATTCAACTACGAGGGTGCCTATCTCAGGCAGATCGGCGGCGAGGGAATAACGAATTATCCAATCGGCGTCGGGATCAATGCCGCCGGTGAAATACTCATCGCTGACAATCACAACAACTTTAATCTCACCATATTCACTCAGGACGGACAACTCGTCTCGGCTCTCGAGAGCAAGGTCAAGCACGCACAGTGCTTCGACGTCGCATTGATGGACGACGGTTCCGTGGTACTTGCTAGCAAGGATTATCGACTTTACATTTATCGTTACGTTCAGGTACCGCCTATCGGAATGTAG